The Impatiens glandulifera chromosome 8, dImpGla2.1, whole genome shotgun sequence genome includes a window with the following:
- the LOC124912953 gene encoding LOB domain-containing protein 12-like encodes MAGGSPCASCKLLRRRCTKDCIFAPYFPPDDPHKFAIVHKVFGASNVSKMLQELPVHQRADAVSSLVFEANARMRDPVYGCVGAISYLQNQVSQLEMQLAVAQAEILCIQMQQEPNTANNNNNLAGVGQMMDFPCSNIDHEDKSILFGSNGNYSLSNLLPSTLYTSRLC; translated from the exons ATGGCAGGAGGTTCACCATGCGCTTCATGTAAGCTTCTCAGACGCCGCTGCACCAAAGACTGCATCTTTGCTCCCTATTTCCCTCCCGATGATCCTCACAAGTTCGCTATTGTTCACAAAGTTTTTGGAGCCAGTAATGTTAGCAAGATGCTACAG GAACTTCCAGTTCATCAGAGAGCAGATGCAGTAAGCAGTCTGGTATTCGAAGCAAACGCAAGAATGAGAGATCCAGTTTACGGGTGCGTAGGGGCGATATCTTACTTGCAGAATCAGGTTTCGCAGCTGGAAATGCAGCTGGCGGTTGCTCAGGCTGAGATCTTGTGCATACAGATGCAGCAAGAACCAAATActgcaaataataataataatttagcaGGAGTAGGGCAgatgatggatttcccatgcaGTAATATTGATCATGAAGACAAATCTATTCTTTTTGGGAGTAATGGTAATTACAGTTTGAGCAACCTGTTACCTTCAACGCTTTATACTAGTCGACTCTGTTGA